From Paenibacillus sp. V4I7, one genomic window encodes:
- a CDS encoding sensor histidine kinase, whose translation MNQFKRYLYRFSIKQKMIVAFLTVSLLGVLTIAVTAQFYYTRATTQDFYNIARGSSASLNHQIDRYFKQLSQSTSAVIAGPLRSIGGGFHPNQEAGAIQAWMTGKEPLTLSNRLVIEDTLRRYIAINYSEIESLVLLKENGELVSSNGQVEYRPEEPWLRLPFTEKTVVIPTYESYPYQIPIVSLVIPVYSTENTRLVGRLVINLSLSEIKEIMGKTSIGKTGKFIIISSSDTIVYHPDASLLGKPLLKTSLGDLRLSVSDTLQKVGSLDYLITFTQSDFTEWRILAVVPLQEMATGLNVATKSMLIVLLFLFLFVILVVPISTKLLMEPVVRLKQVMYQVERGNLDVQVEYHPGKDELQSLNRSFGQMIGRLNDLIDDVYRYQLREMQLEVRQKDAMIKALQGQINPHFLYNTLDIIRSIAFLEEVPRIEKITGNLAAFFRYTAKLEPLEVTLREEIDHLRKYLEIIDIRFKQNFQSQVYVNEKFMEVRLVKLSLQPIVENAVKYAVEPMNGNAAILINAFDEGDDLILEVADNGPGIPRDKLEDIRRSLAQVGEQQAEGHYAVRDSLGLANVHARLVLRYGGRYGVSIDSFPARGTVVSIRFPYEKTSIEAEQR comes from the coding sequence TTCCTCCGCCAGTCTGAATCACCAAATCGACCGCTATTTCAAGCAGTTGTCCCAATCCACCTCCGCCGTAATCGCCGGACCGCTCCGTTCGATCGGCGGAGGGTTTCATCCGAACCAGGAAGCCGGTGCGATTCAAGCTTGGATGACCGGAAAGGAGCCTCTGACCTTGTCGAACCGGCTAGTCATCGAGGACACCCTTCGCCGCTATATCGCTATCAATTACTCCGAAATTGAAAGTCTTGTCCTCTTGAAGGAAAACGGTGAGCTCGTTTCCTCAAACGGACAGGTCGAATACCGCCCCGAGGAACCGTGGCTTCGTTTGCCGTTTACCGAGAAGACCGTAGTCATCCCGACATATGAGTCTTATCCTTATCAAATTCCGATCGTCTCTCTGGTGATTCCGGTGTACAGCACAGAGAACACGCGTCTTGTTGGCCGGTTGGTCATCAACCTGTCATTGTCCGAAATTAAAGAGATTATGGGCAAAACGTCGATAGGTAAAACCGGCAAGTTTATCATTATTTCTTCATCGGATACGATTGTGTATCATCCTGATGCGAGCCTGCTCGGTAAGCCGCTCTTGAAGACATCACTGGGCGATCTTCGTTTATCCGTTTCCGACACTTTGCAAAAGGTGGGGAGTTTGGATTATTTAATCACATTTACCCAGTCGGACTTCACGGAATGGCGGATTCTAGCCGTCGTTCCGCTGCAGGAAATGGCAACCGGATTGAACGTAGCCACCAAATCGATGCTGATAGTGCTGCTCTTCCTGTTTTTGTTCGTCATTCTTGTCGTACCGATCTCGACCAAGCTGTTAATGGAGCCTGTCGTCCGCCTGAAGCAGGTCATGTACCAAGTTGAGAGGGGCAATCTGGACGTCCAGGTCGAATATCATCCCGGAAAAGATGAGCTGCAGAGCTTGAACCGCAGCTTCGGCCAGATGATCGGACGGCTGAACGACTTGATCGATGACGTGTACCGGTATCAATTGCGGGAGATGCAGCTGGAGGTCCGGCAGAAGGATGCGATGATCAAAGCGCTGCAAGGGCAGATCAATCCGCATTTTTTATATAATACGCTTGATATCATTCGGAGCATCGCTTTTCTGGAGGAGGTTCCCCGGATCGAGAAGATTACCGGCAATCTGGCAGCATTTTTCCGGTACACCGCCAAGCTGGAGCCGCTGGAAGTGACGCTGCGCGAGGAGATCGACCATTTGAGGAAATACCTGGAGATTATCGATATCCGGTTCAAACAAAATTTTCAAAGCCAGGTTTACGTTAACGAGAAGTTTATGGAGGTACGACTGGTCAAGCTCTCTCTGCAGCCGATTGTGGAGAACGCGGTAAAATATGCGGTGGAGCCAATGAACGGAAATGCAGCTATCCTGATCAATGCCTTCGACGAAGGGGACGACCTGATCCTCGAGGTTGCAGATAACGGCCCGGGAATCCCGCGGGACAAGCTCGAGGACATTCGACGCTCTTTGGCTCAGGTCGGCGAGCAGCAAGCCGAAGGCCACTATGCCGTAAGGGATTCGCTCGGCCTCGCCAATGTGCATGCGCGACTCGTGCTGCGATATGGAGGCCGGTACGGGGTGAGCATCGATTCGTTCCCGGCGAGGGGGACGGTCGTATCCATCCGGTTCCCCTATGAGAAAACCTCTATCGAAGCCGAACAAAGATGA